A single region of the Nicotiana sylvestris chromosome 6, ASM39365v2, whole genome shotgun sequence genome encodes:
- the LOC104238691 gene encoding non-specific lipid transfer protein GPI-anchored 21 yields MLRSFSPCINFTTTGGSNSSPTSECCRSLKCVMSNGTDCLCLIVTGNVPFRVPINRTLAVSLPKACNMAGVPPQCKASASPIPAPGPAALAPTKSPRSSQRPKSPPSPSPEAANVPQPFTPFGPVADTTPGNPNTGLTPPSPTDSFGNPDDNSGFKPNLTPSAAPSSDRFSTLVLLAACGAMALKFY; encoded by the exons ATGTTACGTAGCTTTAGCCCTTGCATAAACTTCACTACTACTGGTGGGAGCAATTCTTCACCAACTTCAGAATGTTGCCGATCTCTCAAGTGTGTCATGAGTAATGGCACAGATTGCCTCTGCCTTATTGTTACTGGAAATGTTCCTTTTCGCGTACCCATTAACAGGACATTAGCAGTTTCCCTACCCAAAGCCTGTAACATGGCTGGTGTCCCCCCTCAGTGCAAAG CATCTGCTTCCCCTATTCCAGCTCCAG GTCCAGCTGCCTTAGCACCAACAAAATCTCCTAGATCATCTCAAAGGCCTAAGTCACCTCCATCTCCTAGTCCTGAAG CTGCTAATGTTCCTCAGCCATTCACACCTTTTGGACCAGTGGCTGATACAACACCAGGTAATCCTAATACAGGTTTAACACCACCTTCCCCAACAGACAGCTTTGGAAACCCTGATGATAATtcaggattcaagcctaatttgaCACCATCAGCGGCCCCATCTTCTGATAGATTTTCAACACTTGTTCTTCTAGCAGCCTGTGGAGCAATGGCTTTGAAGTTCTACTAA
- the LOC104238689 gene encoding non-specific lipid transfer protein GPI-anchored 5-like — protein sequence MGSRGMKICMALAAIVSIISTGAMAQSSCMNAFFSMYSCLSYVTGSSKTPSSSCCSALSGVLQSQPRCLCTIANGGGSSLGVQINQTLALALPGACKLQTPPVSRCYAGNGPAMSPMPMGSPEGSVLPTEQRILKLVHRFKARRQQGPAVPMVEAP from the exons ATGGGATCGAGAGGGATGAAAATTTGCATGGCTTTAGCTGCAATAGTGAGCATCATTTCAACAGGAGCAATGGCTCAATCCAGCTGCATGAACGCGTTCTTTAGCATGTATTCATGCCTTAGCTATGTCACTGGAAGTTCAAAAACACCGTCCAGCTCTTGCTGTTCCGCCCTCTCTGGCGTGCTGCAGTCGCAGCCCAGGTGCCTTTGCACCATTGCTAATGGAGGTGGTTCGTCGTTGGGCGTCCAAATTAATCAAACTCTTGCGCTTGCACTGCCTGGTGCATGCAAGCTGCAAACTCCTCCTGTTAGTAGATGTTATG CTGGTAATGGACCGGCAATGTCTCCAATGCCAATGGGTTCGCCAGAGGGTTCAGTACTTCCCACGGAACAGAGGATTCTTAAACTGGTTCATCGTTTTAAG GCTCGAAGACAACAGGGACCAGCAGTACCTATGGTGGAAGCCCCTTAA
- the LOC104238692 gene encoding probable RNA helicase SDE3, translating into MGSVADKSDDEYSIITDKGDIGFVDFDRYKSACSYNPNGESEIVVISVPFPLIGGKPKSGIVGETIVDSITIENTTNDSLELWSIKIYDSKPEDSFTLSLMKPPTPCSDMQYVQEFMESFSLEDRMLRPGQTLTVWLSCKPKEIGLHTSAVHINVGDETVERLVFVLAEDKVSQSLASSRPYYRDRKKKAPAVDVFAPNAFVVGSRPTRARNQGFRYRLPSYRIPGDIREMIEKEQFPDVIGEGLRRDNYILYFRILLNIEEIKMEEDMRDYEMESATMKRRGPQFLSLDVPGLAERRPSLVYGDYIFARLATADASETTPYQGYIHRVEAEEVYLKFDKEFHINHVAGNLYNVQFAFNRTSVRRLHQAIEATESLNGEILFPSGISRARHIQAARLAPISCTLNKEQTTAVEKILGCKGGAPYVIHGPPGTGKTRTLIEAILQLHVTRKDARVLVCAPSNSAADHILEKLVSQQNVEVKDHEIFRLNALTRPLDDVNPSHIRFCNVEVDAFKCPLLRDLRRYRIIISTYASASLLYAEGIKRGHFSHVFLDEAGQASEPETMVPLSHLLRNETVVVLAGDPLQLGPIVFSKDAENFGLGTSYMERLFECQLYGDLNENYATRLVRNYRCHPAILQLPSEMFYGGELIACKEDDKASAQTWVDLLPNKEFPLLFIGIQGCDEREGNNPSWFNRIEASKVVEIIRDLIENKGLKEEDIGVITPYRQQVLKIRKALESFDWANVKVGSVEQFQGQEREVIIISTVRSTVTHNDFDRIHYLGFLSNPRRFNVAATRARSLLVVIGNPHIICKDPYWNKLLWYCADNGSYKGCFLPERLEILEEDSGRANNWCDDGAQAKSWDCEGAQAKSWDCEGAQANDWDCEGAEAKSWDCEVAQVNNWDYDQAKNWNDGGTCENEGKQNLQPSPEVQCGTVHQSEYIPDPVMDEAEWSDGWK; encoded by the exons ATGGGCTCAGTTGCTGATAAGTCGGATGATGAATATTCAATAATTACTGATAAAGGAGACATCGGATTCGTTGACTTTGACAGATATAAATCAGCTTGTAGCTACAATCCAAATGGAGAGAGCGAGATAGTTGTTATATCTGTTCCATTTCCACTGATAGGGGGAAAACCTAAATCAGGAATTGTTGGTGAAACTATTGTCGATTCAATCACAATAGAGAATACCACTAATGATTCGCTGGAACTCTGGTCAATTAAGATTTATGACTCGAAACCTGAGGATTCGTTCACTCTATCTCTGATGAAACCTCCAACTCCATGTTCCGACATGCAATATGTTCAAGAATTTATGGAGTCCTTTAGCTTAGAGGATAGAATGCTACGACCAGGTCAGACACTAACAGTGTGGTTGTCTTGTAAACCGAAAGAAATTGGGTTGCACACATCAGCTGTGCATATCAATGTTGGCGATGAGACCGTAGAAAGATTGGTTTTTGTCCTGGCTGAGGATAAGGTCTCGCAGTCACTAGCTTCGAGCAGGCCATACTACAGAGATAGAAAGAAGAAAGCACCAGCAGTAGATGTTTTTGCTCCTAATGCATTCGTTGTGGGTTCTCGTCCTACAAGGGCACGAAATCAAGGATTCAGATACAGACTTCCTTCATATCGCATTCCTGGGGATATAAGGGAAATGATAGAGAAGGAACAGTTTCCTGATGTTATTGGGGAAGGTTTAAGAAGAGATAATTACATTCTTTATTTTAGAATTTtactaaatattgaagaaatcaagATGGAG GAAGACATGAGGGACTATGAAATGGAGTCCGCCACCATGAAGCGAAGGGGGCCTCAATTTTTGTCCCTTGATGTCCCAGGGCTAGCTGAGAGGAGGCCGTCACTTGTTTATGGGGATTATATCTTTGCAAGGCTAGCTACTGCAGATGCAAGTGAGACCACCCCTTATCAG GGTTATATCCACCGAGTTGAGGCGGAAGAAGTGTATTTGAAGTTTGATAAAGAATTCCACATCAACCATGTTGCTGGAAATCTTTATAATGTGCAGTTTGCATTCAATCGTACGAGTGTGCGGAGGTTACACCAAGCCATTGAAGCTACAGAAAGCTTAAATGGAGAAATTCTCTTTCCATCAGGCATATCCAGAGCAAGACATATACAAGCTGCCAGACTGGCACCTATTTCATGTACGCTTAACAAGGAGCAGACGACTGCAGTTGAAAAGATCCTTGGGTGCAAAGGCGGAGCTCCATACGTTATCCATGGGCCTCCTGGTACAGGCAAAACAAGGACTCTTATAGAAGCTATTCTCCAGCTACACGTTACGAGGAAAGATGCTCGTGTTCTCGTCTGCGCACCTTCAAATAGTGCTGCAGACCATATACTTGAGAAACTTGTCAGTCAGCAGAATGTTGAAGTGAAGGACCATGAGATTTTTAGGCTGAATGCACTCACACGTCCTCTAGACGACGTGAATCCTAGTCACATTCGCTTTTGCAATGTTGAAGTTGATGCCTTCAAGTGTCCTCTTCTCAGGGACCTTAGAAGATATAGGATTATTATATCTACATATGCTAGTGCATCTCTTCTTTATGCTGAAGGTATTAAACGGGGACATTTCTCTCACGTTTTCTTGGATGAGGCAGGACAGGCATCGGAGCCTGAAACCATGGTTCCTCTGTCGCATCTTTTAAGGAACGAGACAGTAGTGGTACTTGCTGGTGATCCACTGCAACTTGGTCCCATAGTTTTTTCAAAAGATGCTGAAAATTTTGGGTTGGGGACGTCATATATGGAAAGGTTATTTGAATGCCAGTTATATGGTGATCTCAACGAAAATTATGCTACCAGACTAGTAAGAAACTATCGGTGTCATCCAGCAATTCTGCAGCTTCCCTCAGAAATGTTTTATGGAGGAGAGTTGATCGCATGTAAAGAAGATGATAAAGCTTCTGCTCAGACTTGGGTGGACCTGCTTCCAAACAAGGAATTTCCGTTGCTTTTCATCGGCATCCAAGGTTGTGATGAAAGGGAAGGAAACAACCCATCATGGTTCAATAGGATTGAGGCAAGCAAGGTAGTAGAGATCATAAGGGATCTGATAGAGAACAAAGGTCTGAAAGAGGAAGATATTGGGGTGATAACACCTTACAGACAACAAGTACTGAAAATACGAAAAGCCCTTGAGAGTTTCGATTGGGCTAATGTAAAGGTCGGTAGTGTTGAGCAATTCCAAGGTCAGGAGAGAGAAGTTATTATTATCTCGACCGTCCGATCAACTGTAACACACAATGATTTTGATAGAATCCACTATTTAGGATTTTTAAGCAATCCGAGAAGGTTTAATGTTGCTGCTACAAGAGCCAGATCGTTGCTTGTAGTTATTGGGAATCCACATATCATCTGCAAG GACCCCTACTGGAACAAGCTTTTATGGTATTGTGCAGACAATGGCTCCTATAAGGGCTGCTTCTTACCTGAAAGACTGGAGATCCTTGAAGAGGATTCTGGACGAGCAAATAATTGGTGTGATGACGGGGCTCAAGCAAAAAGTTGGGACTGCGAAGGAGCACAAGCAAAAAGTTGGGACTGCGAAGGGGCACAAGCTAACGATTGGGACTGTGAAGGAGCAGAAGCTAAAAGTTGGGACTGTGAAGTAGCTCAAGTTAATAATTGGGATTATGACCAAGCCAAGAATTGGAATGACGGAGGCACCTGTGAAAACGAAGGGAAACAGAATCTTCAGCCATCTCCGGAGGTTCAATGTGGTACAGTTCACCAGTCAGAATACATCCCAGACCCTGTTATGGATGAAGCTGAATGGTCTGATGGTTGGAAATAA
- the LOC104238693 gene encoding type IV inositol polyphosphate 5-phosphatase 7-like, protein MRDEYSKKSKLSWSRKLVEKWFNIKGKTEEFQSDESVRGGSYERRTSISDWDHCTMKKIKTEKSTRGMEHPPWGSVDLDRPQIISVQNYRVFVSTWNVGGESPPSNLNLDEWLHSSPPADIYVLGFQEIVPLNAGNILGVEDNGPAKKWMALIGKTLNSGPGTSGGNGCYTSPVPDPIAEWNADFEGSKRHKASSFFHRRSFQTPQCGIMENDPSILQPRMDGRYSVCDRVILGHRSSDFDPNIRWEQRQSDYTSAHWPSDYSSCHRPSDYSSGHRLSDYSCGQRPSDFSKWGSSDDDYGPADSPTASFSPVTNGVYAPMEDGYRMPKNSTYCLAASKQMVGIFLTVWMRSDLREHVGNMKISCVGRGLMDYLRNKGSISISMQLHQTSFCFVCSHLTSGQKKGDELRRNSDVMEILKKTRFLQVSGAGEEKSPSPETILEHDRVIWLGDLNYRIALSYHSAKALVEMQNWRALLGNDQLRIEQRRGRVFVGWKEGKIYFPPTYKYSRNSDKYAGEDIQPKEKRRTPAWCDRILWHGRGFQQLSYVRGESRFSDHRAVFSIFWVEVESVRNRLRKMSCSSSRIEVEELLPYAHGYTELCFF, encoded by the exons ATGAGGGATGAGTATTCCAAGAAAAGCAAG CTGTCATGGTCAAGAAAATTAGTTGAGAAATGGTTCAATATTAAGGGCAAAACTGAGGAATTCCAGTCTGATGAATCTGTCCGTGGAG GAAGTTATGAGCGGAGAACAAGCATATCCGACTGGGATCACTGCACAATGAAGAAGATTAAAACAG AAAAATCAACCAGGGGTATGGAGCATCCCCCATGGGGAAGTGTCGATCTTGATCGTCCTCAGATTATAAGTGTACAAAATTATAG AGTCTTTGTCTCTACATGGAATGTGGGCGGAGAATCACCACCGAGCAATTTGAATCTAGATGAATGGCTTCATTCCTCACCCCCTGCAGATATTTATGTACTCGG ATTTCAGGAAATAGTTCCGCTAAATGCTGGTAATATTCTGGGAGTTGAAGACAATGGCCCCGCCAAAAAGTGGATGGCTTTGATCGGGAAGACATTAAACAGCGGTCCTGGTACTAGTGGAGGTAATGGTTGCTACACTTCTCCTGTTCCAGATCCAATTGCCGAGTGGAATGCTGACTTTGAGGGGTCAAAAAGACACAAGGCATCGTCCTTCTTTCATCGTCGTTCATTCCAGACTCCTCAATGCGGGATCATGGAAAATGATCCATCCATCTTGCAACCTCGCATGGATGGACGATACAGTGTTTGTGATCGAGTAATTCTTGGTCATAGGTCTAGTGATTTTGATCCTAATATTAGGTGGGAGCAGAGGCAAAGCGACTATACTTCTGCTCACTGGCCAAGTGATTATTCATCTTGTCACAGGCCAAGCGATTATTCATCTGGCCATAGGCTTAGTGACTATTCCTGCGGACAGAGGCCAAGTGATTTCTCCAAATGGGGCTCGTCAGATGATGATTATGGACCTGCAGATTCACCAACTGCTTCGTTTTCACCTGTGACAAATGGAGTGTACGCTCCTATGGAAGACGGTTATAGAATGCCCAAAAATTCAACCTACTGTTTAGCAGCAAGTAAACAAATGGTTGGCATTTTTCTCACTGTATGGATGCGGAGTGATCTTAGGGAACATGTTGGGAATATGAAAATATCATGTGTTGGCAGAGGGTTGATGGATTACCTTAGGAATAAG GGATCTATTTCAATCAGTATGCAGTTGCATCAGACAAGTTTTTGCTTTGTTTGCTCTCACTTAACCTCTGGTCAAAAAAAGGGTGATGAGTTGCGCAGAAATTCTGATGTCATGGAGATCCTAAAGAAAACGAGGTTTCTGCAAGTTAGTGGTGCAGGTGAAGAGAAATCACCATCACCAGAGACTATTCTTGAACACGA CCGGGTTATTTGGCTTGGGGATTTGAACTATCGGATTGCACTTTCTTATCATTCTGCAAAAGCACTTGTTGAGATGCAAAACTGGAGAGCATTGTTGGGAAATGACCAG CTGAGGATAGAACAAAGACGTGGTCGAGTTTTTGTGGGATGGAAAGAAGGAAAGATATATTTCCCACCAACATATAAATATTCTAGGAATTCAGATAAGTATGCTGGGGAAGACATTCAACCAAAGGAGAAGCGTCGAACGCCTGCATG GTGTGATCGGATTCTGTGGCATGGAAGGGGTTTCCAACAGTTGTCTTATGTGCGTGGGGAATCAAGATTTTCAGATCATAGAGCCGTTTTCAGTATTTTTTGGGTTGAAGTTGAGTCAGTACGCAATAGATTGAGGAAAATGAGTTGTTCAAGCTCAAGAATTGAGGTGGAGGAGCTCTTGCCCTATGCACATGGTTATACCGAACTCTGTTTCTTCTGA